The sequence below is a genomic window from Halosolutus gelatinilyticus.
CGTCGTCACGTCCGCGAACTCGTCGGCATATTCCTCGCCGGTGACGACGACCGACGTTTCCGCCGGCAGCGCCGCGTCGGGCTCGATCGTGGTGAACGCGGTGCCGCGATCGCGCAGCTCGTTGACGACGCCGTGGTACACTTCGAAGTCTGCGGTGGCGACGACGATCACGCCCGGCCCTTCGCGGCGGGAGCGAATAAACGTACGCGACCCGCGCAGAGGGTCCGGTGTCGGTCGGGGAGCGCGAGCCGCGATCGTCGATCCCGTTTCGGGGCCTTTTTGCTCGTCACGGTGTAAGAGGAACCGTGAGCGACGAGGCGATCCCGACCGGCTGTGAACCGGTCGACGAGTTACTCGGCGGGGGATTCGAACGCGGGACCGTCACGCAGTTGTACGGACCGCCGGCGGCGGGCAAGACCAATCTCGCACTCTCGGGCGCGGTCGAGGCGGCCGCCCACGGCGGCACCGCCGTCTATATCGACACCGAGGGGGTCTCGATCGATCGGTTCCAGCAATTGCTCTCGGCTCGCGCCGAGGGCTCGGCCGGCGCGAGTCAACTCTCGCTGGATGACAGCGACGGTGCGGAAGCTGACGACGAGGAACCCGACGTCGAGTCGATCGCCTCCCAAATCGTCATCGAGGAGGCTCTCGATTTCGAGGAACAGGCCGAGGCCGTCCGGGACGCCGAGGGGTTCGCCCAACGGGCCGACCTGATCGTCCTCGACAGCGCGACCGGCTTCTACCGCCTCGAGCGCACCGGCGAAAGTGACGACGGCGAGGCCCTTCGCCGCGTCGCTCGCCAGATAACGCACCTGCTCTCGCTGTCGCGCAAGCACGACCTCGCCGTCGTGGTGACGAACCAGGTGTTTTC
It includes:
- a CDS encoding AAA family ATPase, whose translation is MSDEAIPTGCEPVDELLGGGFERGTVTQLYGPPAAGKTNLALSGAVEAAAHGGTAVYIDTEGVSIDRFQQLLSARAEGSAGASQLSLDDSDGAEADDEEPDVESIASQIVIEEALDFEEQAEAVRDAEGFAQRADLIVLDSATGFYRLERTGESDDGEALRRVARQITHLLSLSRKHDLAVVVTNQVFSDPDADRTRALGGNTLEHWTGTVVRIDRFRGGNRRATLEKHRSKPVGESVQFRITGSGLEGGDELP